The following proteins are encoded in a genomic region of Synechococcus sp. ROS8604:
- a CDS encoding serine hydrolase — MAFYRAEPAMQDYLVGLIDRFAEQGRPGLHEQIAVNWVRYDQANLTTGSGFGAAWADQKPLYPASVVKLVYAVGVEAWLQKGLLLETAELRRAVNDMIALSSNDATGLVMDYLTGTSSGPDLQGEAWVSWQRQRQLVNEWLLDFGWAEFERVNCCQKTWGDGPYGREQRFYGENNSNRNALTTAAVSRLLEAVMTDGLLSPPACQRLRSALARSLDQGDRSADPENQVDGFLGEGLPENSRLWSKAGWMSQARHDAAWWTDPEGIAQMLVVFSVGPERANDNQFLPGIARELAAFR, encoded by the coding sequence ATGGCGTTCTACCGTGCCGAGCCGGCGATGCAGGATTACCTCGTCGGCTTGATCGATCGATTCGCTGAGCAGGGCCGCCCTGGATTGCACGAGCAGATTGCCGTGAATTGGGTGCGTTACGACCAAGCCAATCTGACGACGGGGAGCGGATTTGGTGCTGCCTGGGCTGATCAGAAACCGCTCTATCCAGCGAGCGTTGTGAAATTGGTTTATGCCGTTGGGGTTGAGGCTTGGCTGCAAAAGGGTCTCCTTCTGGAAACGGCGGAGTTACGGCGTGCCGTCAACGACATGATCGCTCTGTCCAGCAACGATGCCACTGGATTGGTGATGGACTATCTAACGGGCACCTCCAGTGGGCCAGACCTGCAGGGCGAAGCATGGGTGAGCTGGCAGCGTCAGCGTCAATTGGTGAATGAGTGGTTGTTGGATTTTGGCTGGGCTGAGTTTGAACGGGTGAACTGCTGCCAGAAAACCTGGGGGGATGGGCCCTATGGGAGGGAACAGAGGTTTTATGGCGAGAACAACAGCAACCGCAATGCCTTAACAACTGCCGCCGTCTCTCGGTTGTTAGAGGCGGTGATGACCGACGGCCTGCTCTCCCCTCCGGCTTGTCAGCGGCTGCGTTCAGCGCTCGCACGCTCTTTAGATCAGGGCGACAGGAGCGCTGATCCTGAAAATCAGGTGGATGGTTTTCTTGGCGAAGGCCTACCAGAGAACAGCAGGCTATGGAGCAAAGCCGGATGGATGAGTCAGGCCAGGCATGACGCCGCTTGGTGGACTGATCCTGAGGGCATAGCCCAGATGCTGGTGGTGTTCAGCGTGGGTCCTGAACGTGCCAATGACAACCAGTTTTTGCCGGGGATTGCGAGGGAGTTGGCTGCTTTTCGCTAG
- a CDS encoding C40 family peptidase: MPTLGTALTPAQLSKGSCWTLNVDVQGYARSHGSGLATQACAGRGFRVLADPLASAHRVKTALLEDGYPCWMAIDDLKGQAVARSNWRPRLLDAESIQKRLPFVLRWLKDAAQIPNHYLWGGTVGPDLDCSGLVQTAFASQSIWLPRDAYQQERFCSPVAVRPGNAQLLRPGDLLFFGTAQRCTHVAIHLGQGRYMHSSGQEHGRNGIGIDSIHPSDQHPVACHYRSELRGAGRVTRCHDGSTLP; encoded by the coding sequence ATGCCGACCCTAGGCACAGCCCTCACTCCCGCACAGCTGAGCAAAGGAAGCTGTTGGACATTGAATGTGGATGTTCAAGGGTATGCGCGCAGTCATGGCAGCGGCTTAGCGACGCAAGCGTGCGCTGGCAGAGGGTTTCGAGTTCTGGCCGATCCGCTTGCGAGCGCCCATCGCGTCAAAACAGCTTTGCTTGAGGATGGATACCCCTGTTGGATGGCCATCGATGACCTCAAGGGTCAGGCCGTAGCGCGCAGCAACTGGCGTCCTCGCCTCCTCGATGCAGAGAGCATCCAAAAGCGTCTTCCATTTGTGCTTCGTTGGCTGAAGGACGCTGCTCAGATCCCAAATCACTATCTATGGGGGGGGACCGTCGGTCCTGATCTCGACTGTTCAGGCCTTGTACAAACCGCCTTTGCCAGCCAAAGCATCTGGTTACCTCGGGATGCTTACCAACAGGAACGGTTCTGCAGCCCCGTGGCAGTCCGCCCCGGGAATGCTCAACTGCTGCGCCCTGGAGATTTGTTGTTTTTTGGCACGGCACAGCGTTGCACCCATGTGGCCATCCACCTCGGACAAGGTCGCTACATGCATAGTTCGGGGCAGGAGCACGGGCGCAACGGGATTGGCATCGACAGCATCCACCCCTCTGACCAACACCCAGTGGCCTGCCACTACCGATCCGAACTTCGCGGAGCCGGCAGGGTGACGCGCTGCCATGACGGCTCCACGCTTCCTTGA
- a CDS encoding glycosyltransferase family 2 protein: MSLSPAAPSNASANGESSLDVSVVVPLYNEEESLPELVEQLLASLRPAGERFELVLVNDGSSDQTAAVLAQVSQEVPELVGVLLRKNYGQTAAMAAGFDVARGRVIVSLDGDLQNDPADIPLLLAKLREGYDLVSGWRHQRQDAELQRKLPSRIANRLIGRVTGVKLHDYGCSLKAYDRAVLSDMRLYGELHRFLPALAFIEGARITEVKVNHRARQYGSSKYGIDRTFRVLMDLLTVWFMKRFLTRPMYVFGFAGLIAIALSVISSSYLLLIKLQGADIGNRPLLTLAVVLGLAGIQLFCFGLLAELLIRTYHESQGRPIYRIRATLRGGRTD, translated from the coding sequence ATGTCTCTGAGCCCAGCAGCACCCTCAAACGCATCCGCAAACGGGGAGAGCAGTCTCGACGTATCCGTAGTGGTGCCGCTCTACAACGAAGAGGAGAGCCTGCCCGAACTTGTCGAGCAACTTCTCGCATCCCTGCGGCCCGCAGGCGAGCGCTTCGAGCTGGTTCTCGTGAATGATGGGTCGTCTGATCAGACCGCAGCCGTGCTCGCGCAGGTGAGTCAGGAGGTCCCAGAGCTCGTTGGCGTGCTCCTGCGCAAAAACTACGGTCAAACCGCTGCGATGGCCGCTGGTTTTGACGTGGCCCGTGGCCGGGTCATCGTCAGCTTGGACGGCGACTTACAGAATGATCCAGCCGACATCCCCTTGCTCCTGGCGAAGCTGCGGGAGGGCTATGACCTCGTGAGCGGCTGGCGTCACCAACGCCAGGATGCCGAACTCCAGCGCAAGTTGCCCTCGCGCATCGCCAACCGACTGATCGGCAGGGTCACAGGCGTGAAGCTCCATGACTACGGCTGCTCACTGAAGGCCTACGACCGGGCCGTTCTCTCGGACATGCGCCTGTATGGAGAGCTTCATCGCTTCCTGCCCGCATTGGCTTTCATCGAAGGCGCACGGATCACCGAGGTGAAAGTGAATCATCGGGCAAGGCAGTACGGCAGCAGTAAATATGGCATTGATCGCACCTTCCGGGTGCTCATGGACCTCCTCACCGTGTGGTTTATGAAGCGATTCCTCACGCGTCCGATGTATGTCTTTGGATTCGCCGGATTGATTGCGATTGCGTTGAGCGTGATTTCCAGCAGCTACCTCCTGCTGATCAAGCTTCAAGGAGCAGATATTGGCAACCGTCCCCTGCTGACGCTGGCGGTGGTTTTGGGGTTGGCAGGCATTCAATTGTTCTGCTTTGGACTGTTGGCAGAGCTGCTCATTCGCACCTATCACGAAAGCCAAGGGAGACCGATTTATCGCATCCGCGCCACGTTGCGCGGGGGCCGTACAGATTGA
- a CDS encoding photosystem I reaction center subunit XI, with amino-acid sequence MTVTPVADPTVGNLSTPVNSSYFSKAFLNALPAYRPALSPNRRGLEIGMAHGFFLYGPFTVCGPMRSTDYATTAGLLATIGLVSILTICMSIYGSAGNGPNVQPADATIDNPPADLFTKAGWAEFASGFWLGGCGGAAFAWFLTGTALVAPLVDIAGGVWSVG; translated from the coding sequence ATGACAGTGACCCCCGTCGCCGATCCCACCGTCGGCAACCTGTCCACACCTGTAAATAGCAGCTACTTCAGCAAGGCCTTCCTCAATGCCTTGCCCGCCTATCGCCCGGCTTTATCTCCCAACCGCCGTGGTCTTGAAATTGGCATGGCCCATGGATTCTTCCTCTATGGACCCTTCACGGTGTGTGGGCCGATGCGCTCAACGGACTACGCGACCACAGCGGGGCTCTTGGCCACGATTGGATTGGTTTCAATCTTGACCATCTGTATGTCGATCTACGGCAGCGCAGGAAATGGACCCAACGTCCAGCCCGCTGACGCCACGATCGACAATCCTCCTGCTGATCTGTTCACCAAAGCAGGCTGGGCTGAATTTGCTAGCGGATTCTGGCTTGGCGGATGTGGTGGAGCTGCCTTTGCATGGTTCCTCACAGGAACGGCCTTGGTCGCACCACTGGTTGATATCGCGGGTGGAGTCTGGAGCGTGGGCTAA
- the alr gene encoding alanine racemase produces MRDQIADNQNSPWVQDPTETNPRQRAWLEVSDSAIEANARALKRHLGPSCDLMAVVKADGYGHGAETVAKASVRGGATSFGVATLQEGIDLRNAGLDQPVLVLGHLSQPDDLRACLQWRLMPTLSSMREALLCQNLADRSGRRFPVQLKLDTGMTRLGCDWKEGNRLAHAIQQLDQLHLCGIYSHLALADGERDGQAAQVTTLQEERFESITRELRSPTLKRHLANSAGTLRDSRLHHDLVRVGLALYGHCPSEHLDGILNLEPALSVKAKVSLIREVPAGVGVSYGHRFVTQRPSRLAVVSIGYADGVSRCLSGRIHALHAGHSLPQVGAITMDQLILDATDHQGLDSGDVVTLLGRDEEQTISPRSWAELADSIPWEVLCSFKHRLPRLAI; encoded by the coding sequence ATGCGAGATCAGATCGCCGACAACCAAAACTCTCCCTGGGTTCAGGATCCAACGGAGACCAACCCACGCCAGCGCGCCTGGCTGGAGGTGTCGGACTCTGCCATCGAAGCGAATGCCCGTGCTCTAAAACGCCACCTTGGTCCTTCCTGTGATCTCATGGCTGTCGTCAAAGCCGACGGCTATGGCCACGGAGCAGAAACCGTGGCCAAAGCCTCTGTTCGTGGTGGTGCCACGAGCTTTGGTGTCGCCACACTCCAGGAGGGAATCGACCTTCGGAATGCAGGGCTTGATCAGCCGGTGCTGGTGTTGGGGCATCTCTCCCAGCCCGATGACCTCAGAGCCTGCCTGCAATGGCGGCTGATGCCCACCCTCAGCAGTATGCGTGAGGCCTTGCTCTGTCAAAACCTGGCAGATAGAAGTGGGCGACGTTTCCCCGTGCAACTCAAGCTGGACACGGGGATGACCCGCCTGGGCTGTGACTGGAAAGAGGGCAACCGGCTGGCCCACGCCATCCAACAGCTGGATCAACTCCACCTTTGTGGCATTTACAGCCACCTAGCCCTAGCGGATGGAGAACGCGACGGGCAGGCAGCCCAGGTCACCACGCTCCAGGAAGAACGCTTCGAAAGCATCACACGCGAACTGCGAAGCCCAACCTTGAAGCGGCATCTCGCCAACTCAGCGGGGACCCTGCGGGATTCGCGCCTTCACCACGACCTTGTGCGCGTGGGACTCGCTCTCTACGGTCACTGCCCCAGCGAACATCTCGATGGGATTCTCAACCTGGAGCCTGCGCTGAGCGTTAAGGCCAAAGTGAGCCTGATCCGCGAAGTCCCTGCAGGGGTTGGGGTCAGCTATGGGCACCGCTTTGTCACTCAGCGACCCAGTCGTCTGGCCGTTGTCAGCATCGGCTATGCCGATGGAGTGAGCCGCTGCCTTTCAGGACGCATCCACGCCCTACATGCTGGCCACTCGCTGCCTCAAGTAGGAGCCATCACCATGGATCAGCTGATCCTCGATGCAACGGATCACCAGGGCTTGGACAGCGGTGATGTTGTGACTCTGCTGGGCCGTGATGAAGAACAAACCATCAGCCCTAGATCCTGGGCGGAACTTGCGGATTCAATCCCCTGGGAAGTGCTCTGCAGTTTCAAACATCGCTTGCCGCGCTTAGCGATTTGA
- a CDS encoding photosystem I reaction center subunit VIII — MTGEFVAAWMPSVFVPLVGIMGPAVAMALLFNVIEATD, encoded by the coding sequence ATGACCGGAGAATTCGTCGCTGCCTGGATGCCCTCGGTGTTTGTCCCCCTTGTGGGAATCATGGGACCAGCCGTGGCTATGGCTCTGCTTTTCAATGTGATCGAAGCCACTGACTGA